ACGAGAACTTCGAGGTGCCCGATCTGACCCTGCGCTACCAATACAAGCGCAACTTCGGTATCTCCGGGGTGGTGCGCCGGTTCACCACCGAGTCCGCCGTGAGCGGGCAGGACGAGAGCGCCACCGGCTTCGGCATGGCCGCCCAGGGGGCCTTGCCGCTGGGCGGCAGCACCACCCTCAAGGGCAACCTGATGGTGGGTAGTGGCCTGGGCAGCTACCTGGATTATGTGCCCCCTGCCGGCGCTCAGTATCGGGCTCCGGATGCCTTCCTGGCGGCCGATGGCTCACTGGAGGCCGTCGACCTGCAGAGCTACGGCATCTCCCTGGATCACCGCTGGAACGCCGACTGGTCGAGCTCCATCGGCACTTCTCTGGTCAACCAAGACCTGCCGGACGATGCCCCGGCCCTGCAGGGCATGACCGACACCGTGCAGTTCTCCCATGTCAACCTGATCTGGGACGTCAACGATCGCCTGACCGTGGGGGCCGAGTATCAGTACATCGACCTCGAGAAGGTCAGCGGCGAGGAGGTGGATGCCAGCCGCGTGATGGCCAGCGCCCAGTTCCACTTCTGAGATCATCGGGTGCCGCGTGCCTGTGGTCTCCCCTTTGACCCAGCTTGTTGCAAGCCATATGGCTTGATCTCGCCGGCCTTCGGGCCGGCATTTTTGTCCTCATGACGACTTCGGCCGGTCGCTGTCGCGACCGGCCGAGTGCAGGGTGATACTGGTCGAGGTTCGACCCGCGAGCTACGAGCTTCGAGCTGTCAGACCGCGTCCTTGTCGGTCTCGCCGGTACGGATGCGAATGACCTGCTCCAGGGCGGTGACGAAGATCTTGCCGTCGCCGATCTTGCCGGTATTCGCCACCTGGGTGATGGCATCGATCACCTGCTCGGCCATGGACTCATCCACGGCCACCTCGAGCTTCACCTTGGGCAGGAAGTCGACCACGTACTCGGCGCCGCGGTAGAGCTCGGTGTGGCCCTTCTGGCGCCCGAAGCCCTTGACCTCGGTAACGGTGATGCCCTGGACGCCGATCTCCGAGAGCGATTCGCGTACGTCGTCGAGCTTGAACGGCTTGATGATGGCGGTCACCAGTTTCATGGTCATGTCCTCGCGTTGTCCGTATCCGATGGCGGTGTGCGCCATCCCTGTCGGGGGTCATTGTGCCAGAGCATACACCCCCTGCGGGAGGAATAAAAAATGGCCCCGCGAGGGGGCCATCGTGATGCCTGCTGCGATCGGTGTCATTCGGTGCGGGGACTCATCGGCGCCTGGCTCAGGCCTTCGGCCCGGCTGCGGCCGGCGCCACCACCGTGCACCTTGGAGACGGTGAACTCGGGGTAGGCCTCGAGACCGCACTCGGCCAGGTCGACGCCCTCGTATTCCTCTTCCTCGCTGACGCGCACGCCCATGATCGCCTTGATGATCAGCCATACGGCCAGGCTGGCGGCGAAGACCCAGGCGAAGATGCCGAGGATGCCGATGATCTGGGCACCGAAGGAGGCGCCGTCATTGGAGAGCGGCACCGCCAGCACGCCCCAGATGCCTGCGACGCCGTGGGCGGAGATGGCACCGACCGGATCGTCGAGCTTGAGCTTGTCGAGGCCGACGATGGACATCACCACCAGCAGGCCGCCGACGGCGCCGATCAGGGTGGCGCCCAGGGCGCTGGGCGACAGCGGGTCGGCGGTGATGGACACCAGGCCGGCGATGGCACCGTTGAGGGCCATGGTCAGGTCGGCCTTGCGGAACCACAGCTTGGCCAGGATCAGCGCGGCGATCACCCCGCCGGCGGCGGCGGCGTTGGTGTTCACCAGCACCTGAGCCATGTTGTTGGCCGAACTCACGTCGGACACCTTCAGCTCGGAGCCGCCGTTGAAGCCGAACCAGCCCATCCACAGGATGAAGGTGCCGAGAGTCGCCAGCGGCAGGTTGGCACCGGGGATGGCGAAGATGCTGCCGTCCTTGCCGTACTTGCCCTTGCGCGGGCCGAGCACCAGCACGCCGGCGAGCGCCGCGGCCGCCCCGGCCATGTGCACGATGCCGGAGCCGGCGTAGTCGGAGAAGCCGACCTCGGCCAGCCAGCCGCCGCCCCAGGTCCAGTAGCCGGAGACAGGATAGATGACGCCGGTCATCACCACGGCGAAGGCCAGGAAGGCCCACAGCTTCATGCGCTCGGCCACGGCCCCGGAGACGATGGACATGGCGGTGGCCACGAACACCACCTGGAAGAAGAAGTCGGCGCGCATGGAGTAGTAGGGCGCGTCGTCGCCGCCGGCGGTCACCGCGGCCACGGTGTTCTCGCCGCCCAGCAGGAAGCCCAGGTTGGGCAGGAGGCCGCCCGCGGAGCTGGAGTACATCAGGTAGTAGCCCAGCAGCAGGTACATGGTGCAGGCGACGGCGAACAGCGCGATGTTCTT
The Halomonas sp. M4R1S46 DNA segment above includes these coding regions:
- the glnK gene encoding P-II family nitrogen regulator → MKLVTAIIKPFKLDDVRESLSEIGVQGITVTEVKGFGRQKGHTELYRGAEYVVDFLPKVKLEVAVDESMAEQVIDAITQVANTGKIGDGKIFVTALEQVIRIRTGETDKDAV
- a CDS encoding ammonium transporter, which translates into the protein MTELTELSYALDTFYFLICGVLVMWMAAGFSMLEAGLVRSKNTAEILTKNIALFAVACTMYLLLGYYLMYSSSAGGLLPNLGFLLGGENTVAAVTAGGDDAPYYSMRADFFFQVVFVATAMSIVSGAVAERMKLWAFLAFAVVMTGVIYPVSGYWTWGGGWLAEVGFSDYAGSGIVHMAGAAAALAGVLVLGPRKGKYGKDGSIFAIPGANLPLATLGTFILWMGWFGFNGGSELKVSDVSSANNMAQVLVNTNAAAAGGVIAALILAKLWFRKADLTMALNGAIAGLVSITADPLSPSALGATLIGAVGGLLVVMSIVGLDKLKLDDPVGAISAHGVAGIWGVLAVPLSNDGASFGAQIIGILGIFAWVFAASLAVWLIIKAIMGVRVSEEEEYEGVDLAECGLEAYPEFTVSKVHGGGAGRSRAEGLSQAPMSPRTE